In one window of Mercurialis annua linkage group LG4, ddMerAnnu1.2, whole genome shotgun sequence DNA:
- the LOC126677499 gene encoding uncharacterized protein LOC126677499: MGNEEETITNSKSKEIPVAEPPILRVGDSTEIVEENADDEEERRRLDLILEIPSSTLEDSREDFVAIQIPVTPSQTPRRVNFSPILSPSFLKISDSPDSSVSKSKSTMKSLLPKLSFKYRNSNSDIEKAAILALGGSSAAVEKKPVLSRTLSLTKLFTLRSKRTSSLPVTPIAHSNPESMHGGYATNPSSSVRGDAQKPMHRSHSVPVMEKEDSVRQMESSGGIFRIIPSTPRQAEIAVTTMSNASPMNDADKNGDSGEDIPEEEAVCRICLIELGEGPDTLKMECSCKGELALAHQECAVKWFSIKGNKTCDVCKQEVKNLPVTLLRIQNLRGSRARPAEVAQYRVWQDVPILVIVSMLAYFCFLEQLLVGKLGSGAIAISLPFSCIMGLLASMTSTTMVKRKYVWIYATVQFALVVLSAHLFYSLLHIQAVLAVLLATFTGFGVTMSGSSFLGEIIRWRRRSMVQANDQRNSQAATQPDQTAAFATQTQTQANPQPEQVEMDGPEPTQVRQFSAT; the protein is encoded by the exons ATGGGGAATGAAGAAGAAACCATAACTAACAGTAAGTCCAAGGAAATCCCAGTTGCAGAACCTCCAATTCTAAGG GTTGGAGATTCAACAGAAATAGTTGAGGAAAACGCAGACGATGAAGAGGAAAGGCGGCGGCTTGATCTCATTTTAGAGATACCATCAAGTACTCTAGAGGACTCTAGAGAAGATTTTGTAGCAATTCAAATACCTGTAACACCAAGTCAAACCCCAAGAAGGGTAAATTTTTCACCCATTCTCAGCCCAAGTTTTCTCAAAATCAGTGATTCGCCGGACTCCTCCGTGTCAAAAAGTAAATCAACCATGAAAAGTCTCCTTCCGAAGTTGAGTTTCAAATATCGAAACAGTAATTCGGATATTGAGAAGGCTGCAATATTAGCTCTAGGAGGTTCATCTGCAGCAGTTGAGAAGAAGCCTGTCCTTTCCAGGACACTGTCTCTCACCAAACTTTTTACACTGAGGTCGAAGAGAACATCATCTTTACCTGTTACTCCTATTGCTCACTCAAATCCAGAGTCCATGCACGGAGGGTATGCAACCAATCCATCAAGTTCAGTT AGAGGCGATGCCCAAAAACCTATGCATCGTTCCCATTCTGTCCCTGTGATGGAGAAAGAGGATAGTGTAAGGCAGATGGAATCTTCAGGCGGCATATTTCGTATCATTCCGTCTACTCCACGACAAGCTGAGATAGCTGTCACAACAATGTCAAATGCTTCTCCTATGAATGATGCTG ATAAAAATGGTGATAGTGGTGAAGATATTCCAGAAGAAGAAGCTGTTTGCAGAATCTGCTTGATAGAACTAGGGGAAGGTCCCGACACACTGAAGATGGAATGTAGCTGCAAAGGTGAACTGGCCCTTGCTCACCAGGAATGTGCCGTAAAATGGTTTAGCATCAAAGGTAACAAAACTTGTGATGTGTGCAAACAAGAGGTTAAGAACTTACCAGTTACGCTTTTACGAATTCAAAATCTCCGAGGAAGTAGAGCTCGGCCTGCGGAAGTTGCTCAATACAG GGTTTGGCAGGATGTTCCAATTCTTGTCATCGTCAGCATGCTTGCTTACTTTTGTTTTCTTGAGCAGCTTCTG GTCGGGAAACTCGGCTCTGGAGCAATTGCCATTTCTCTTCCTTTTTCCTGTATAATGGGACTTCTTGCATCCATGACATCAACAACAATGG TGAAGAGGAAGTATGTTTGGATTTATGCAACTGTGCAATTCGCATTGGTCGTCCTATCTGCTCATCTTTTCTACTCTTTG CTTCATATCCAGGCTGTTTTAGCAGTTCTGCTGGCCACATTCACTGGATTTGGGGTTACAATGAGTGGAAGTTCTTTTCTTGGTGAGATTATTCGATGGAGGAGAAGATCGATGGTTCAAGCAAATGATCAGCGGAACTCTCAAGCTGCTACACAACCAGATCAAACAGCTGCATTTGCTACTCAAACTCAAACTCAAGCAAATCCTCAACCAGAACAAGTCGAAATGGACGGACCGGAACCTACACAAGTCCGCCAATTTAGTGCAACTTGA
- the LOC126677692 gene encoding uncharacterized protein LOC126677692: MINTTNGMISTSSASGNTQSPGLKTYFKTPEGRYKLHYEKTHPSGLLHYAHGKTVTQVTVANLKDKPAPFTPTAPASSFSASSGVRSAAARLLGASNGSRALSFVGGNGGGKNVSGSSRIGSLGASSSSSPLINPNFDGKGTYLIFNVGDAIFISDLNSQDKDPIKSIHFSNSNPVCHAFDQDAKDGHDLLIGLNSGDVYSVSLRQQLQDVGKKLVGAQHYNKDGCVNNSRCTSIAWVPGGEGAFIVAHADGSSYVYEKNKDGAGDSSFPLIKDITQFSIAHARYNKSNPVARWHICQGAINSIAFSADGAYLATVGRDGYLRVFDYFKEQLICGGKSYYGALLCCAWSMDGKYILTGGEDDLVQVWSMEDRKVVAWGEGHNSWVSGVAFDSYWSSPNSDGTGETIMYRFGSVGQDTQLLLWDLEMDEIVVPLRRCPPGGSPTFSTGSQSSHWDNAVPVGTLQPAPSMRDVPKLSPVVAHRVHTEPLSGLLFTQESVLTVCREGHIKIWMRPGNGESQSGNSDTVLGSSLKEKPLISSRMGSSNYKQ; encoded by the exons ATGATCAACACAACGAACGGTATGATTTCAACGTCGTCGGCATCGGGAAACACGCAGTCGCCGGGGTTGAAGACGTATTTCAAAACTCCGGAGGGTCGGTATAAGCTTCACTATGAGAAGACTCATCCCTCTGGTCTGCTTCATTATGCTCACGGAAAAACCGTTACTCAG GTAACAGTAGCGAATCTAAAAGACAAGCCGGCTCCCTTTACGCCGACAGCCCCAGCTTCGAGCTTCAGTGCTAGCAGTGGGGTACGATCAGCTGCAGCGAGGTTGTTGGGCGCTAGCAATGGAAGCCGTGCACTTAGCTTTGTTGGAGGGAATGGTGGGGGTAAAAACGTTAGTGGCAGTAGTAGGATTGGATCATTGGGTGCTTCGAGTTCAAGCAGTCCGTTGATTAATCCAAATTTTGATGGAAAAGGAACTTACTTGATTTTTAATGTGGGAGATGCAATCTTTATAAGCGATTTAAACTCTCAAGATAAG GATCCAATAAAATCTATACACTTTAGTAATTCAAACCCTGTATGCCACGCCTTTGATCAAGATGCTAAGGATGGCCATGACTTACTCATTGGGTTGAATTCTGGTGATG TCTACTCGGTGTCACTAAGACAACAATTACAGGATGTTGGAAAGAAGCTTGTTGGAGCCCAGCATTATAACAAAGATGGTTGTGTTAATAACAG CCGTTGTACAAGTATTGCATGGGTGCCAGGAGGTGAAGGTGCTTTTATTGTTGCTCATGCTGATGGGAGTTCGTACGTGTATGAGAAG aaTAAGGATGGTGCAGGTGATTCATCATTTCCTCTTATCAAAGATATAACTCAATTTTCTATTGCACACGCGCGATATAATAAG AGTAATCCTGTTGCCAGGTGGCATATTTGCCAAGGTGCAATCAATAGCATTGCCTTCTCAGCAGATGGGGCCTACTTAGCTACTGTTGGAAGAGATG GTTATTTACGAGTTTTTGACTATTTTAAAGAACAACTTATATGTGGTGGGAAAAGTTATTATGGTGCTCTACTGTGCTGTGCTTGGAG CATGGATGGAAAATACATTTTGACCGGAGGTGAAGATGATTTAGTTCAAGTTTGGAGCATGGAGGATCGGAAGGTTGTGGCATGGGGCGAAGGGCACAACTCATGG GTCAGTGGAGTGGCTTTTGATTCGTATTGGTCATCACCAAATTCAGATGGTACAGGGGAGACTATAATGTATCGGTTTGGGTCTGTTGGTCAG GACACACAGTTGCTTCTGTGGGATTTAGAAATGGACGAGATTGTTGTGCCATTACGCCGTTGTCCTCCTGGTGGATCACCCACTTTCAGTACAGGAAGTCAGTCATCACACTGGGACAATGCTGTACCAGTGGGTACTTTACAACCTGCTCCTAGTATGCGAGATGTACCAAAGCTGTCCCCTGTAGTTGCTCATCGTGTTCACACGGAACCCCTTTCTGGCTTGTTATTCACTCAGGAATCGGTTCTGACTGTTTGCCGAGAGGGCCACATAAAAATCTGGATGAGACCCGGTAATGGAGAAAGCCAGTCGGGCAACTCTGACACCGTTTTGGGTTCCAGTTTGAAGGAGAAGCCTTTGATTTCAAGTAGAATGGGGAGCTCCAACTATAAACAATGA
- the LOC126678506 gene encoding uncharacterized protein LOC126678506, which yields MEAMWRNVSRTPQMRVLEFYIVYNPLSQVRADVDDCADVDDCADVDDGDDFSDEDEEEEHFYGAVADDNEDDDDDDIGGENGDGTHGENVGGQSEQNTDHFESRLPHEYTHQNVYDMCVNMNLWPKENAIWEAGKEFELGMVFSSRYAVQTCATSYHIAANKEYKSSQTTGKTIVLVCVNNDTCN from the coding sequence ATGGAAGCAATGTGGCGTAATGTTTCGCGGACGCCACAAATGAGGGTACTTGAGTTTTATATTGTGTACAATCCGTTATCTCAAGTAcgtgcggatgtagacgactgtgcggatgtagacgactgtgcggatgtagacgatGGTGATGATTTTAGTGATGAagatgaggaagaagaacactTCTACGGGGCCGTTGCTGATGACAacgaggatgatgatgatgatgacatcGGTGGTGAGAATGGAGATGGCACCCATGGTGAGAATGTCGGTGGTCAGTCTGAACAAAATACAGATCATTTTGAGTCGCGCCTTCCTCATGAGTACACGCATCAGAATGTTTACGACATGTGTGTCAATATGAATCTGTGGcctaaagaaaatgcaatatgGGAAGCTGGCAAAGAGTTTGAATTGGGGATGGTTTTTAGTTCGAGGTATGCTGTCCAGACTTGCGCGACGAGTTATCACATTGCAGCTAATAAAGAATACAAGAGCAGTCAAACGACTGGTAAAACAATAGTTCTTGTATGTGTGAACAATGACACTTGCAATTGA
- the LOC126677876 gene encoding fasciclin-like arabinogalactan protein 11, with the protein MRNQHFSPIFVSLMFFFLHSYAQTPSPAPAGPTNITAVLEKAGQYTTLIKLMKSTQEDSQINTQLNNSNQGLTVFAPTDNAFTNLKPGTLNSLTDQEKVQLLQFHILPTFISMSQFQTVSNPLRTQAGNSANGEFPLNVTTSGNQVNVSTGVDTTSVANTIYSDGSLAVYQVDKVLLPLQLFSSAAPAPAPSKPGKAVQGKAPAAATGDDTPADASSAATAMVSFAVAIVAAISLKL; encoded by the coding sequence ATGAGAAACCAGCATTTCTCTCCGATCTTTGTATCCTTAATGTTCTTCTTCCTCCATTCTTATGCTCAAACCCCATCACCGGCCCCAGCCGGTCCAACCAACATCACGGCGGTCCTCGAAAAAGCCGGTCAATACACGACCTTGATCAAGCTCATGAAAAGCACACAAGAAGATAGCCAAATCAACACACAGCTTAACAATTCAAATCAAGGACTTACTGTGTTTGCACCAACTGATAATGCCTTTACTAATCTTAAACCCGGAACGCTAAACTCGCTTACGGATCAAGAAAAAGTTCAGTTGCTGCAGTTTCATATCCTTCCTACTTTCATTTCCATGTCACAGTTTCAAACTGTGAGTAATCCTCTGCGTACACAAGCGGGAAATAGCGCCAATGGCGAGTTTCCGCTGAATGTGACCACATCAGGAAATCAAGTGAACGTATCAACTGGTGTTGATACAACAAGTGTGGCTAATACTATATATAGTGATGGCTCACTAGCTGTGTATCAGGTTGATAAAGTGCTTCTTCCATTGCAACTTTTCAGTTCAGCGGCCCCTGCTCCTGCTCCTTCGAAGCCTGGGAAGGCTGTTCAAGGAAAAGCTCCGGCAGCTGCAACAGGTGATGATACCCCGGCGGATGCGTCATCTGCCGCAACAGCAATGGTATCCTTTGCAGTAGCAATTGTTGCTGCAATTTCTTTGAAGCTATGA
- the LOC126677875 gene encoding dnaJ protein P58IPK homolog — METWCRGISIVYTLFILHFVLICQLLLLQPLVSASEGKGGNSASELFKKVDESVKVKRYSDAIDDLNAAIEADPSLSEAYFRRASILRHLCRYEESENNYKKFLELKPKHSTAEKELSQLHQAKTALDTAFSLFDSEGYTKSLEYVDKVVLVFSPACSKAKLLKVRLLLALKDYSAVISESGFILKEDENNLDALLLRGRAYYYLADHDVASKHYQKGLRSDPEHSELKKAYFGLKNLLKKTKLAEDNASKGKLRVAVEDYKAALALDPNHLAYNVHLHLGLCKLLVKLGRGKDALDSCNEALNIDGELLEALVQRGEAKLLTEDYEGAIEDLKSAAQQSPQDMNIREAYMRAEKALKMSKRQDWYKILGVSKTSSIADIKRAYKKLALQWHPDKNVDKREEAEAKFREIAAAYEVLGDEDKRTRYDRGEDLEEMGMGGGGGGGGGGFNFGGEGQQYSFHFEGGGFPGGFGGFDGGFPGGGGGGFQYNF; from the exons ATGGAGACATGGTGTAGAGGAATTTCAATAGTATATACATTGTTTATACttcattttgttttgatttgccAGCTTTTACTTCTTCAGCCTCTTGTTTCTGCTTcag aGGGTAAAGGTGGTAATTCTGCATCGGAGTTGTTTAAAAAAGTGGATGAAAGTGTAAAAGTGAAGCGTTATAGCGACGCTATTGATGATCTTAATGCTGCAATTGAAGCGGATCCGTCGCTATCTGAGGCTTATTTTCGTCGCGCTTCTATTCTTCGTCACCTTTGCAG ATATGAAGAATcagaaaataattataagaaGTTTTTGGAGTTAAAACCGAAGCATTCGACAGCGGAAAAGGAGCTGTCTCAATTGCATCAGGCTAAGACTGCTCTGGATACtgctttttctctttttgattcGGAGGGTTATACGAAATCTCTCGAATATGTTGATAAAGTTGTACTTGTTTTTTCTCCGGCTTGCTCAAAG GCCAAGCTCTTAAAGGTTAGATTATTGTTAGCACTTAAAGATTATTCTGCCGTTATCTCCGAAAGTGGATTTATTCTCAAGGAAGATGAAAATAACTTAGATGCTTTATTGCTTCGTGGGCGTGCCTACTATTATTTAGCTGATCATGATGTTGCCTCAAA GCATTACCAAAAGGGTCTGCGTTCTGATCCAGAACATAGCGAGCTGAAAAAAGCGtattttggtttgaaaaatttaCTCAAGAAGACTAAACTT GCAGAGGATAATGCAAGTAAAGGTAAGCTGCGTGTTGCAGTAGAAGACTATAAAGCAGCTCTTGCATTGGACCCGAATCATCTGGCATATAATGTTCATCTCCATCTAGGCTTGTGTAAGTTATTGGTCAAACTTGGTAGAGGTAAAGATGCTTTGGATAGCTGCAATGAAGCACTTAACATTGATGGGGAGCTTCTTGAAGCTTTAGTTCAG AGGGGTGAAGCTAAACTCTTAACCGAGGATTATGAAGGCGCCATTGAAGATCTAAAATCAGCAGCTCAGCAATCACCTCAG GATATGAACATACGGGAAGCTTACATGAGAGCAGAGAAAGCATTAAAGATGAGCAAACGACAAGATTGGTACAAGATTTTGGGAGTATCAAAAACTTCCTCTATAGCTGACATCAAGCGTGCCTACAAGAAACTTGCTTTGCAATGGCACCCAGATAAGAATGTTGATAAAAGAGAGGAAGCAGAGGCAAAGTTCAGGGAAATTGCTGCAGCTTATGAg GTTCTTGGAGACGAAGATAAGCGTACTAGATATGATAGAGGAGAAGACTTGGAAGAAATGGGAATGGGTGGTGGTggcggtggcggcggtggtggttTCAACTTTGGTGGTGAGGGTCAACAATATTCCTTTCATTTTGAAGGAGGGGGCTTTCCTGGGGGATTTGGTGGTTTTGATGGAGGCTTTCCTGGTGGCGGTGGTGGCGGTTTTCAGTACAATTTTTGA